A stretch of DNA from Deinococcus seoulensis:
GGTACACCCCGGTCCGCGACAGCATCCGCCCCGCGACCTCCGCCCCGTTCGGCGCCTCGCGCAGCGCACTCGTGGCGTACACGTGCACCTCGGCCACGCCCGCCCCGGACGCCAGCTCACGGAAGCGCGTCAGGGCCGACGCCAGCCGGTCCTCACCCTCGGGCGTCAGGTTCCCCGCCCCGTCCAGGCACTCGCCCAGCCGCGTGCGGTCCTTCAGGGCGTCCAGCACCCGGAACCCACCCGCGTCCCCCTGCGCCGCCTCGGCGATCAACAGGTGACTGGAATTGGTACCCACATCCGCAACGGCAACCCTCATGGAAAGCAGCGTAGCGCAGCGCGCCTCAGGCGCGGGCGTCCCCCAGCCACAACCGCTTGAAATCAATGCGGCCATACGCGTCCGGATGCACGTCCCGGATCAGCGGATGCACCGCGCGGCGCTTGACGCGGTGATGCGTGAGGTGCAGGTGATGCCCGCCCAGCAGCCGCGCCTCCACGCGGGTCATCAGGGCCTCCAGGGCCGCCGAGTCGGGGGCCACGCGGTACCCGTCCAGCAGGGCGTCCACGTCGCGCAGCACGTCGGTAGGCAGCAGGCGGCGGAACAGCAGTTCCGGCTGCTTCAGCGCCGACCAGAACGACAGGTGCTCGTCCCACCCGGCGATCTCACCCATGAACGCCAGATCCACGTCGTCCCCGGCGTCCGGCAGCGCGTCCAGCGGCGCCGGAACGACCTGCATCGGCAGGCCCAGCCGGGCGGCCCGCGCGGCCAGCCAGTCGGCCTCCTGCCGCGCGCCGGGCAGGTCCAGCACCCACACGCGCAGCGGCGGCCCGGCGTACGCGGCCCGTGCCAGCAGCGCCTGCGCCCGTGCCAGTGAGTGCCCACGCGGCGGGCGGTCCAGGCTGCGGCGCGGCAGGAACGACGTGGCAGGAAGGAGCCGCTCGGCGCGGCCCGATTCGCGCCAGAACGCGCGGATGTCATGCAGTTCGACCACCGCCGCGCGCAGCGCCGCCGACCGCGCGGCAGGCCGGTGGGCGTTCCAGATCAGGAAATGCACGCTGTTCTCCGGCACCCAGCGCTCGACCGGATCCTCCGGCACACCCGACACGTCCAGCGCAGGCGGTGCGTCCCCACGCAGCTCCGGCACGAGAAAGACCTCCACCTCGTCGATCAGCGGCCGCCCCGCGAAGTGCGCGTCGAAGGCCTCCAGCCGGAACCCGCCGTCCAGCGCGTGCCAGCGGAACGCCCCCGTCCCGACCGGGCGGCGCTCGTCGAACGGCACGTCCCGCGGGAGGATCAGCGCCTGCTCGTGCGCCAGCCTGCGGGGAAAGAACAGGTCCGGCCCGTCCAGCGTGATCTGCACCGTGAACGGCGTGATCTCCCGCACGTCCAGCACGCCGCCCAGGTACCACGGCGCCCCGCGCCGCACCCGCTCCAGCGTGAAGCACACGTCCTGCGCGTCCAGCGTCCGCCCGTGATGGAACTGCACGCCCTTACGCAGGTGAAACACCCAGCGGCGCCCCCCGTCCGGCGTGCCCCAGTGGTGCGCCAGATGAGGCCGCAACGTCCCCGCCAGCGGATCGAAGACCAGCAGCGGGTCCAGCACCTGCGTCAGCAGATGCGCCTCCGCCGCCGAGTTCACCGTCAGCGGATCGAGGCTCGTCAGGGGCCGCGTCACCACCGTCCGCAGGCGATCCGTGCCCGCCGGACCCACCCCCAGCCCGAACGTGCCGCGCACCGCGTCCGTCAGCACCCACGCCCGCGGAAACCCCAGCCGCGACAGCCGCGCCAGATCCGCCGCCGCTCCCACCCCCGCCAGACCCGCCGTCAGGACCGCCAGTTCCCCCTCCAGCGTCCCCGCGAACGCCACCCGCGACGTGTTCCCCCGCCCGCGCCCCGGCGTGTACACCAGCCGCCCCGAAGCGTGCAACCGCGCCAGCTGCCGTTTCGCCGTCCGGTCACTGCACCCCCACCACGCCTGCGCGTCCGCCAGCGTCACCCGGTGCGTGTCCCGCACCCCATCCCGCGCGTGCAGCACCGCCCGCAACGACAGGTACGGCCAGTCCGGCACGGGCGAATCAGCAGGAAAAGGGGACACCACCACGCCACTATGCGTCTTTTTTCCCCTTTCCGCCTGCGCCACCCTGAACGCATGTGGCGCACCCTGCACCCCAACGTGAAAACCCGCATCACCACGTCATTCCTCAGCCGCGTCGTCGGCAGCATGGTCTTCCCGTTCATGGCCATTTACTTCACCGCGCACCTCGGCGCCGCACTCGCCGGAACACTCCTGCTGGCCGCTGGCATCGTGCAGTTCCTCGCGGGCCTGTACGGCGGCGCCCTCGCCGACGCCCTCGGCCGCCGCCGCACCCTCCTGACCGGCGAAGGCCTGAAACTCCTCGCCTTCACCCTCATGCTCCTCGGCAACCTGCACGGCCCCAACCCCTGGCTCACCTTCGCCGCGCTGCTGCTCGTGAACATCTCCGGCGGCCTCATCAACCCCGCCGCCGAAGCCATGCTCGTCGACGTCAGCACCCCCGACACCCGCACCTTCATGTACGCCATCAACTACTGGGCCGTGAACCTCAGCATCCTGATCGGCACCCTCATCGGCGGCTGGCTGTACCGCGACCACTTCACCCTCCTGCTCGCCCTGCTCGTCGGCATGAGCATCCTCACCGCCGCCCTCTGCACCGCCCTCATGACCGAAACGCGCGCCGCCAGCCCCACCGCCCGCACCGACCTGGGCCTCAAACCCCTCCTGCGAAGCTACGCGCAGGTCATCACCGACCGCCCCTTCCTCCTGTTCGTCCTCGGCGGCATCCTCATCCTCAGCATCGAATTCACCCGCACCAACCACGTCGCCGTGCACCTCGCCCAGCACTTCCCCCGCGCCGACTGGCTGGGCGTCACCCTCGACGGCATCCGCGCCGCCAGCGTCCTCACCGCCATCAACACCCTCCTCATCGTCGCCCTCACCGCCCCCGTCGCCCGCTGGCTCACCAGCCGCGACCCCCACCGCCCCATGCACGCCGGCTTCGCCCTGTTCGCCCTCGGCTTCGCCGGACTGGCCTACAGCACCCACCTCCCCACCTTGATCGCCGCCACCGTCATCCTCAGCATCGGCGAACTGCTCTACGTCCCCACCCGACAGGCCCTCCTCGCCGACCTCATCCCCGAAGAACGCCGTGGCGCGTACCTCGCCACGCACGGACAGGTGTTCACCATCAGCAAATGGATCGCCGCGCTGGGTCTGCCCGTCGGCGCCGCCATCGGCGGGGCAGGCATGGCCGCCGCACTCCTCCTGCTCGGCGCGCTGGGCAGCCTGTTCACCGCGCTGGCGCTGCGTCCGGGAGCGGGGGGGAGGCTGGCTCGGGCTTGAACGTTGGGAGGTGGGCGCCTGCGGCGGGGTTCCCGTGTGCTGCCCCACCCCCCAGCCCCCTACCCCAGGGGGGCAGGGGGAGCAACGTTGCACTGGGCAAGAGTTTTTACTGGTGCGGCGGAGGTGTAGTAGGCGGTGACGGGTCTGGCCTCGACGCCATCCTGCCGCCCCCCTCGCAGGCCCGCGCGCTGCGCGCACGACGGCCGGTGGTGATCTGCGGTGGTTGGCAGGGTGCCTTGCTGAACGCCGCTGATCGACTTTGAAACCCATGCTCTGGCAACAGCCGAAAAAGTAGAACCTTCTGGTACTCACCAAGTTGGCTGGCCCGCCCGGCGTCGTGGCAATGCGGCCCGTCGTGCGCGAAGCGCGCGGGGCGAACGCGGCGACACCGGAGGCATGCAGCCCCATACGTGGCCGTTTCCGCCCGACACCCACCGACCACCTCAGCGAAATACCTGCCCAGTGCAACGTTGCCCCCCCTGCCCCCCTGGGGTAGGGGGCTGGGGGGTGGGGAGGCCCGCCGCAGGCGCACCCCCACGACGTCAACCTCAATCCGCGTTACCGGAGTTTCAGCTGCCACTCCGTGAAGGTGCTGTA
This window harbors:
- a CDS encoding ABC transporter substrate-binding protein, which gives rise to MSPFPADSPVPDWPYLSLRAVLHARDGVRDTHRVTLADAQAWWGCSDRTAKRQLARLHASGRLVYTPGRGRGNTSRVAFAGTLEGELAVLTAGLAGVGAAADLARLSRLGFPRAWVLTDAVRGTFGLGVGPAGTDRLRTVVTRPLTSLDPLTVNSAAEAHLLTQVLDPLLVFDPLAGTLRPHLAHHWGTPDGGRRWVFHLRKGVQFHHGRTLDAQDVCFTLERVRRGAPWYLGGVLDVREITPFTVQITLDGPDLFFPRRLAHEQALILPRDVPFDERRPVGTGAFRWHALDGGFRLEAFDAHFAGRPLIDEVEVFLVPELRGDAPPALDVSGVPEDPVERWVPENSVHFLIWNAHRPAARSAALRAAVVELHDIRAFWRESGRAERLLPATSFLPRRSLDRPPRGHSLARAQALLARAAYAGPPLRVWVLDLPGARQEADWLAARAARLGLPMQVVPAPLDALPDAGDDVDLAFMGEIAGWDEHLSFWSALKQPELLFRRLLPTDVLRDVDALLDGYRVAPDSAALEALMTRVEARLLGGHHLHLTHHRVKRRAVHPLIRDVHPDAYGRIDFKRLWLGDARA
- a CDS encoding MDR family MFS transporter, which codes for MWRTLHPNVKTRITTSFLSRVVGSMVFPFMAIYFTAHLGAALAGTLLLAAGIVQFLAGLYGGALADALGRRRTLLTGEGLKLLAFTLMLLGNLHGPNPWLTFAALLLVNISGGLINPAAEAMLVDVSTPDTRTFMYAINYWAVNLSILIGTLIGGWLYRDHFTLLLALLVGMSILTAALCTALMTETRAASPTARTDLGLKPLLRSYAQVITDRPFLLFVLGGILILSIEFTRTNHVAVHLAQHFPRADWLGVTLDGIRAASVLTAINTLLIVALTAPVARWLTSRDPHRPMHAGFALFALGFAGLAYSTHLPTLIAATVILSIGELLYVPTRQALLADLIPEERRGAYLATHGQVFTISKWIAALGLPVGAAIGGAGMAAALLLLGALGSLFTALALRPGAGGRLARA